GGAGCCGGCGGAGGGGCAGCAGCGGTCGCTGCCGACGCCATTCCTGACAAAGACGTACCAGCTAGTGGACGACCCCGCGGTGGACGACGTGGTCTCGTGGAACGAGGACGGGTCGACGTTCGTCGTCTGGCGGCCGGCGGAGTTCGCGAGCGACCTCCTCCCTAAGTACTTCAAGCACAACAACTTCTCCAGCTTCGTCCGCCAACTCAACACCTATGTATGTCTAATTCCCGGGTATGTTCGATTGTTTTGCGATTTTTTGATGTGTTTTTGAGGTTTCTTGGGGGGGATCTGTTAGGGATTTCGGAAGATCGTGCCGGATCGATGGGAGTTCGCCAACGATTGCTTCAGGAGAGGCGAGAAGCGCCTGCTTCAAGACATCCACCGCAGGAAGACCTCGACGGCGGCGCCACCGCTAGCGCCCGCCACGATCCCGGGGACAGCGCACGTGCGACGGGCCAGATCGTCGACGTACTCGGGCGAGGAGCAGGTGCTGTCATCGAATTCCTCCTccgggccgccgccgccgcacacGGCCACGACGCGTCCCCGCGGCGAGGCGGAGCTGGGGGAGGAGAACGCGTGGTTGAGGAAGGAGAACGAACGGCTCTCCCGCGAGGTGGCGCAGATGAAGAAGCTATGCAGGGAGATCGCAACGCTAATATCAAGGCACGCGTCGGGCCGGCAGGAGCGCGGCGAAGGGGTGGAAGGCCAGGAGGCGGCCGCGCCGTTGCTAGAGCTGATGCCACCTGGTCCCGCGGCGGAGGaagtggaagaggaggaagaagccaCGAAGAGTGAGGTGCCTCCGTCGCCGCCGGGAGCAAGCCCGAAACTCTTCGGTGTGTCGATCGGGGTGAAACGACCTCGGTTGGAGGACGGCGACGGCCCACCCGTATCGCAGGAGGTAAAAACGGAGTCGGTCGAATCCGCGTGGCCAAACCCGAAGGATGTGTCGCCAGAACGCGTCGGCCGGCAGCCGTGGGTCATCCACTGCCCCCGGCCGT
The DNA window shown above is from Musa acuminata AAA Group cultivar baxijiao chromosome BXJ2-4, Cavendish_Baxijiao_AAA, whole genome shotgun sequence and carries:
- the LOC103979182 gene encoding heat stress transcription factor B-2b — protein: MFSVFFLPPSLFPSTSGRVRASPAFHYLYAIIFAKDPPLPRLNPSYAATGTHCHRTFEKRNRIEASRSDPSTESSFAVGSYSTYSITIPPLPTETIRKLQDLSPVAFRTVKTRERRAKMTLAAEPAEGQQRSLPTPFLTKTYQLVDDPAVDDVVSWNEDGSTFVVWRPAEFASDLLPKYFKHNNFSSFVRQLNTYGFRKIVPDRWEFANDCFRRGEKRLLQDIHRRKTSTAAPPLAPATIPGTAHVRRARSSTYSGEEQVLSSNSSSGPPPPHTATTRPRGEAELGEENAWLRKENERLSREVAQMKKLCREIATLISRHASGRQERGEGVEGQEAAAPLLELMPPGPAAEEVEEEEEATKSEVPPSPPGASPKLFGVSIGVKRPRLEDGDGPPVSQEVKTESVESAWPNPKDVSPERVGRQPWVIHCPRPSRKACITPDRPIDDGART